Within the Pradoshia eiseniae genome, the region GCTTTACTTTCCCCGAGTTCTATACTGAAATCACCATTGTCACCACCGTTATTGCCATGATTATTGGGGCATTATTTGGAGCATTGGTTGATTATCAAACCTTACTTTCTGGTATTTCAAGCGGGTTAATGGCTGGAATTATGGGCCCAATGATTGGGGTTGTCGCAGACCTAGGTTTAATTACTTTTTCAACAGTTCTGGTCTATTTCACTTTCGGACTTCTTTGCTTTTCTATTCGTTCCTAAAGTTAAGACATTGGACTTAAATAAGTTAAAATAGACACAAGAATAATAATGACCATCATCAAGAAGAAATCTAGTACAATCAGTTTTCCCGAGTCCGCTTTTCTGTGTTTTTTAATGGCTGAACGTATGAAAGCTCCTATGATTAGAACAAAGACCACCAGAGCTAATTTAGATAGCAGAGCTATTCCCCAGCCTGTTAATAATTGCTCAAAACTAGAAATAAAGGCGATTCCAGCAAAAAGGCCTGTTATTGATAAAATAATCATACCTATGAGAGCGTATCTTGAAAAAAGCGGTAGAAAGGATTGGACGTATAATCTTTGCTTTCTCCAAAAGACTAGTATAAATGTGAGACCAGATGCCCAAATGGAGGCTGCCAGTAAATGAATACTATTACTAATCACTAAAGCAGAGGTTGGTTCAAATTCAAGCGAATGACCATTCAAACTTTTAGACAAAAGAAGAATCATAATCCAACCAAGATCACACCATCTATTCCGAAACAATATAATAAAACCAATTAGTGAGGCAACAAGTGAAACTAGCCACATCAAACCAAAATTGGTCCCGAACGGGAAATCCGGAGGAAAAGCTAACCCTTTATCGGTGAAAATGTTTAATTGCATCAGTATCATGGAGAGTAATCCGACGAGATGAACCATTTGAAGCACAATTCCCCAGAATAAATACTTCTTCTGCAGGTCATTCGCATAATCTTGAATATACCTCCACCAAAATACCCAACCAATGATTAATAATAAGCCAATATAATAAATCGCTCTCATCAAATAAATTAGCCATTCCGCTAAGTTGGCTTCAGCTAAAGTGATGGGTTCTGAATTAAAGCCTGAATCCACCTTCATGATGTTTTCTTCACTACTTGGCTGTTGCGGTTCAAGTTCCACAACGGATCCGTGTCTATCCATTTGCGGTGTTGGATTCACATCAACGACGCTAAAATTATATGCACCTCTTATTGGATGACCGTCATTCGATGAAATGACATAGTATTCGACCCTATAAATTCCCTCATTTAACTCTGGGAGTTCCAAGGTCATTTCCTTCTGATTGTCGTTAAACCGAGGCGGATTATCCGTTACCTCCTGTTGCTTTTCATTCGTTACCTTTAAAGAGGCAAGCTCTCTTTCAACCTTTTTATCAAACGTGATGACGACCTCATTTGGCTGGGTTTCTAACTGACTATTCGGAACAGGAGATTCCTTTACAACAAAAGAATGACCCAATGCTTTATTAGGACTCAAAAAAAAGAAGAATGAAGTGAAAAATAGAAAAATAGTAAACAAATGTTTGATTTTAATCATCTTAAAACTCCTATCTAGAAAACCTTTTAAAATGGTATTCCCCCTGACTAAGCTGCTTCCCTGTATAAATTAAATCGAACCAGACATTCAGACATTTTACTTGCCTAAAGGCTCTGCCCGCTTAGTTCGCACAAGGACACAACTGACAGTCTTTTGAAGTTGACCTTTCCGTTCAGCTGCTTCTGCAACCGACAAACGATTTGTACAGAAGATGATGGCATCCTTCCCGATTCGTATACTATTCTAAGTGAACTAAAGCTCATACGATTTCCAATGGAGGACACCATCAATTCGTCAACGATGCCAGGAACAAAGAAATAAACTTATCACAATAGGCTGACTAAGATTTAAGTCAGACTAACACGGTAAACAAAAGCTTCGTCTAGGGATTTTTGAAAATGCAAAATTCCACCTTCTATTTCACCCAAAAGCTTTACACTCATTTCTTTTCTTCATTTAACCAGTGTATGTGACTGATTTTGTCCTTTAAAATCGTTACAATCCTGCCATGATCATTTAATAGCTCAATAAAGTCGATCCCAACATTATAAATTTTCCCGCTGATTTTATTTTCTTCAGAACAGAGAGTCGTTTCGATTTCAACTTCTTGTCCTTTAAATTTAACTAACTCAAAATTCAAGTTATCCGTTAATCCTGCTAAGTTTATTTCGAAAAAATCTCCACAGTCTTCGCAATCTAAATAAGGAAAACGAACAGGGATGAGAAATCTTTCTTTCAAGAAACGATGATGGTCCTTGTCCCAATTATGTTCATCACAATGACATTGCTCGGATTTCAAGACGTTTACCTCCTTTCATAGTATTATTCAATATATGTAATTCCCCTGCTCTTTGAATGGGATTAGCGCACAGGATCATACCCATATAACATGAAGGCCACACCCTCTTCCTTCGAAGTTTACACTATCAAAGACTAACGAAAACACAGCAAATGACGATAGCGTTTCCTGACATAACTCAATAATAAATGAGGTCAATATATCGACATCAAAAAAAGAAGACAGCCCAGCTGTCTTCTTTCTTTATCCCATCCTTCTATTAAACTCCCTCATAAGCAGCTTTCAGAATATCCTCGAGTTCTGAAACAAGCGGCAATTTAGGGTTTGCTGTTGTACATTGATCCTCAAAGGCGCGTTCTGCCAGATGGTTCAGTTTTTGCTCCAGCGCAGCTTTTTCAACACCTTGGCCTTTCATGCTCATATCAATGCCGATTGATTTGCCCAGTTTTATTACTGCATCCACTAGGGAGTCTACGCCCTCTTCAGTAGTGGAGGCAGGCAATCCAAGCATTCTTGCAATTTCTGCATAGCGTTCATCTGCACAGTAGCTTTCATATTTAGGGAAGATTGCATGCTTCCTTGGACGAATCGCGTTGTAGCGGATGACATGCGGCATTAGTATAGCATTGGCGCGTCCATGCGGAATATGGAATTCGGCTCCAATTTTATGTGCAAGACTATGGTTAATACCTAGGAAGGCATTGGAAAATGCCATACCAGCCATGCAGGATGCATTGTGCATCTTCTCGCGTGCTTCTTCATCCATGTTATTATCATAGGATGCTTTCAAATACTGGAATACTAATTTAATTGCTTTTAATGCGAGACCATCTGTGTAGTCATTTGCCATGACGGATACATAGGATTCAATCGCATGAGTTAATACGTCCATCCCTGTGTCAGCCGTAATGCTTTTTGGCACGGTCATAACGAACTGGGAGTCAATAATGGCTACATCTGGTGTCAGCGCATAATCGGCTAATGGATATTTTACATTGGTTGCTTTATCCGTGATAACCGCAAACGGCGTCACCTCTGACCCTGTCCCTGAAGTCGTTGGAATAGCGACAAATTGCGCCTTCCCGCCCAATTCAGGGTATTTGAATGTACGTTTGCGAATATCTAAGAATTTTTGTTTGATACCGAAGAAGGTCGTTTCCGGCTGTTCATAGAAGAGCCACATACCTTTTGCAGCGTCCATTGCAGAACCTCCGCCGATTGCAATGATGACATCAGGCTGGAAGGCATGCATTAATTTTGCGCCTTTGAAGACCGTTTCATCACTTGGGTCTGGCTCAACATCAGCGAACATGTCTATTGCTTCAATGCCTTTGTTTTCTTGTAAGTATCTTTTCACGATATCAATATATCCAAGGCGGACCATGCCTTCATCTGTTACGATAAATGCACGTTTAATGCGCGGCATTTTTGCCAGGTATTGAGTGGAATATTTCTCAAAATACACTTTAGGCGGCAATTTAAACCATTGCATATTATTGCGGCGCTGCGTCATTTTCTTCACATTAATCAAGTGAGCCGCAGATACATTCTCTGATATAGAGTTATTTCCATAAGATCCGCAGCCCAGTGTCAGAGAAGGAATAAATCCGTTGTAAATATCGCCGATACCGCCTTGAGCAGATGGAGCATTGACCATGATGCGGCAGGCCTTCATTCGTTTTCCAAATTCCAATTGGACATCTTTATCTGTGCTGTGAATGACAGCAGAGTGTCCGAGACCACCTAGGTTTAACATATCCATACATGCTTTGTAGCCTTCTTCAGTGGTATTCACTCGGATGCAGGCAAGAACCGGGCTTAATTTTTCTCTTGAGAGCGGATAATCAGGACCTGCTCCTTCGAGCTCAGCAATTAAGATTTTTGTATCAGCAGGTACTTCAAAGCCTGCCATTGCGGCAATCTCAGTTGCAGGTTTACCGACAATATCAGGGTTCACGGCACATGTATCTTTATTGATAACTAGACTTTCAAGCTTTTTCAATTCAGCTTTATTAACGAAGTAGCAATTGTTGAGGATGAATTCATTCCTCACCTCATCATAGATTTCCGTATCAACGATGATGGCTTGCTCTGAGGCACAGATCATGCCATTATCAAATGTTTTGGAGAGGATGACGTCATTTACAGCACGCTTGACCTTC harbors:
- a CDS encoding copper resistance CopC/CopD family protein — its product is MIKIKHLFTIFLFFTSFFFFLSPNKALGHSFVVKESPVPNSQLETQPNEVVITFDKKVERELASLKVTNEKQQEVTDNPPRFNDNQKEMTLELPELNEGIYRVEYYVISSNDGHPIRGAYNFSVVDVNPTPQMDRHGSVVELEPQQPSSEENIMKVDSGFNSEPITLAEANLAEWLIYLMRAIYYIGLLLIIGWVFWWRYIQDYANDLQKKYLFWGIVLQMVHLVGLLSMILMQLNIFTDKGLAFPPDFPFGTNFGLMWLVSLVASLIGFIILFRNRWCDLGWIMILLLSKSLNGHSLEFEPTSALVISNSIHLLAASIWASGLTFILVFWRKQRLYVQSFLPLFSRYALIGMIILSITGLFAGIAFISSFEQLLTGWGIALLSKLALVVFVLIIGAFIRSAIKKHRKADSGKLIVLDFFLMMVIIILVSILTYLSPMS
- the adhE gene encoding bifunctional acetaldehyde-CoA/alcohol dehydrogenase, whose amino-acid sequence is MSIKEKEIEEVLSVSGMIDGLVAKGKEALHVLETFDQETIDEIVHQMSIAGLDQHMPLAKLAVEETGRGVYEDKCTKNIFATEYIWHSIKYNKTAGVIGEDEQAGIVEIAEPIGIVAGVTPVTNPTSTTMFKALISIKTRNPIIFAFHPSAQESSKRAAEVLYEAAVKAGAPEGCIQWIEKPSIEATKQLMNHKDVALVLATGGSGMVKSAYSTGKPALGVGPGNVPCYIEKTAKVKRAVNDVILSKTFDNGMICASEQAIIVDTEIYDEVRNEFILNNCYFVNKAELKKLESLVINKDTCAVNPDIVGKPATEIAAMAGFEVPADTKILIAELEGAGPDYPLSREKLSPVLACIRVNTTEEGYKACMDMLNLGGLGHSAVIHSTDKDVQLEFGKRMKACRIMVNAPSAQGGIGDIYNGFIPSLTLGCGSYGNNSISENVSAAHLINVKKMTQRRNNMQWFKLPPKVYFEKYSTQYLAKMPRIKRAFIVTDEGMVRLGYIDIVKRYLQENKGIEAIDMFADVEPDPSDETVFKGAKLMHAFQPDVIIAIGGGSAMDAAKGMWLFYEQPETTFFGIKQKFLDIRKRTFKYPELGGKAQFVAIPTTSGTGSEVTPFAVITDKATNVKYPLADYALTPDVAIIDSQFVMTVPKSITADTGMDVLTHAIESYVSVMANDYTDGLALKAIKLVFQYLKASYDNNMDEEAREKMHNASCMAGMAFSNAFLGINHSLAHKIGAEFHIPHGRANAILMPHVIRYNAIRPRKHAIFPKYESYCADERYAEIARMLGLPASTTEEGVDSLVDAVIKLGKSIGIDMSMKGQGVEKAALEQKLNHLAERAFEDQCTTANPKLPLVSELEDILKAAYEGV